In Falco naumanni isolate bFalNau1 chromosome 5, bFalNau1.pat, whole genome shotgun sequence, the following are encoded in one genomic region:
- the LOC121089047 gene encoding cytochrome c oxidase copper chaperone, with translation MSTVAAASCDAKGAGEAREEKKPLKPCCACPETKKARDACIIEKGEENCRHLIEAHKECMRALGFKI, from the exons ATGTCGACGGTCGCCGCCGCCAGCTGCGACGCGAAGGGAGCGGGGGAGGCGCGGGAGGAGAAGAAGCCGCTGAAGCCCTGCTGCGCCTGCCCCGAGACCAAGAAGGCGCGGGACGCCTG catcattgagaagggggaagaaaattgTAGGCACCTAATTGAAGCTCACAAAGAGTGCATGAGAGCTCTGGGCTTCAAGATATGA
- the POPDC2 gene encoding popeye domain-containing protein 2 isoform X2 has product MSASSLSWDQAILQPPVCDAWKEIMEGAAYHLASCIVLLGYMGGSGIFGSLYIFGFLAPGYFCYALWGWLSACGLDIFTWNMVLVLACLLQLAHLAYRLRRDTIPEEFDLLYKTMYLPLQVPLEVYKEIVKCCEEQVQSLVRDQNYAVEGKTPIDRLSLLLSGRVRVSQDGQFLHYVFPYQFLDSPEWESLRPSEEGTFQVTLTAETDCSFITWPRKKLYLLLRKDRYIARLFSSHLGYDISEKLYSLNEKLFAKFGLRFDIRLPSLYHVLGPASSEGESEDCEEPPPASGQAVSEPPPQPPPPPPPAPRPRASRPDSDLLASGNLLRSSPHPLCKGRAPLAPTQTPEL; this is encoded by the exons aTGAGCGCAAGCAGCCTCTCTTGGGACCAGGCTATTCTCCAGCCTCCGGTGTGTGATGCCTGGAAGGAGATTATGGAGGGAGCAGCCTACCATCTGGCCAGCTGCATCGTCCTCCTGGGTTACATGGGGGGAAGTGGCATCTTTGGGTCCCTCTATATCTTTGGCTTCCTGGCCCCAGGCTACTTCTGCTAtgctctgtggggctggctgaGTGCCTGCGGGCTGGATATCTTCACCTGGAACATGGTGCTCGTCCTCGCCTGCTTGCTTCAGCTGGCTCACTTGGCTTACCGGCTCCGCAGAGACACCATCCCAGAAGAGTTTGACCTCCTCTACAAGACCATGTACCTGCCCTTGCAGGTGCCCCTGGAAGTCTACAAAGAAATCGTGAAGTGCTGTGAAGAACAAGTCCAGTCACTAGTCAGAGACCAGAATTACGCAGTGGAGGGCAAGACGCCCATTGACCGCCTCTCATTGCTGCTGTCTGGCAG GGTCCGAGTGAGCCAGGACGGACAATTCCTTCACTATGTCTTTCCGTACCAGTTCCTGGACTCTCCAGAATGGGAGTCGCTGCGACCCTCTGAGGAAGGAACTTTCCAG gtCACGCTGACGGCTGAGACCGACTGCAGCTTCATCACCTGGCCGAGGAAGAAGCTGTATCTCCTTCTGAGGAAGGACCGCTACATTGCCCGGCTCTTCTCCTCCCACCTGGGCTACGACATCTCAGAGAAGCTCTATTCCCTCAACGAGAAGCTGTTTGCCAAGTTTGGCCTTCGCTTCGACATCCGCTTGCCCAGCCTCTACCACGTCCTCGGGCCAGCCTCCTCGGAGGGGGAGTCGGAGGACTGTGAGGAGCCGCCACCTGCCTCTGGCCAGGCTGTCTCTGAGCCCCCTCCGCAgccaccgccaccaccaccgCCAGCTCCGCGCCCCCGGGCATCCCGGCCCGACAGTGACCTGCTGG cctctGGAAACCTTCTCCGGAGTTCTCCCCATCCTCTCTGCAAAGGACGAGCTCCTCTGGCTCCCACTCAGACCCCCGAACTCTAG
- the POPDC2 gene encoding popeye domain-containing protein 2 isoform X1: MSASSLSWDQAILQPPVCDAWKEIMEGAAYHLASCIVLLGYMGGSGIFGSLYIFGFLAPGYFCYALWGWLSACGLDIFTWNMVLVLACLLQLAHLAYRLRRDTIPEEFDLLYKTMYLPLQVPLEVYKEIVKCCEEQVQSLVRDQNYAVEGKTPIDRLSLLLSGRVRVSQDGQFLHYVFPYQFLDSPEWESLRPSEEGTFQVTLTAETDCSFITWPRKKLYLLLRKDRYIARLFSSHLGYDISEKLYSLNEKLFAKFGLRFDIRLPSLYHVLGPASSEGESEDCEEPPPASGQAVSEPPPQPPPPPPPAPRPRASRPDSDLLGEDSTSLVLEDFAELPGSFMDYVSEGEYMK, encoded by the exons aTGAGCGCAAGCAGCCTCTCTTGGGACCAGGCTATTCTCCAGCCTCCGGTGTGTGATGCCTGGAAGGAGATTATGGAGGGAGCAGCCTACCATCTGGCCAGCTGCATCGTCCTCCTGGGTTACATGGGGGGAAGTGGCATCTTTGGGTCCCTCTATATCTTTGGCTTCCTGGCCCCAGGCTACTTCTGCTAtgctctgtggggctggctgaGTGCCTGCGGGCTGGATATCTTCACCTGGAACATGGTGCTCGTCCTCGCCTGCTTGCTTCAGCTGGCTCACTTGGCTTACCGGCTCCGCAGAGACACCATCCCAGAAGAGTTTGACCTCCTCTACAAGACCATGTACCTGCCCTTGCAGGTGCCCCTGGAAGTCTACAAAGAAATCGTGAAGTGCTGTGAAGAACAAGTCCAGTCACTAGTCAGAGACCAGAATTACGCAGTGGAGGGCAAGACGCCCATTGACCGCCTCTCATTGCTGCTGTCTGGCAG GGTCCGAGTGAGCCAGGACGGACAATTCCTTCACTATGTCTTTCCGTACCAGTTCCTGGACTCTCCAGAATGGGAGTCGCTGCGACCCTCTGAGGAAGGAACTTTCCAG gtCACGCTGACGGCTGAGACCGACTGCAGCTTCATCACCTGGCCGAGGAAGAAGCTGTATCTCCTTCTGAGGAAGGACCGCTACATTGCCCGGCTCTTCTCCTCCCACCTGGGCTACGACATCTCAGAGAAGCTCTATTCCCTCAACGAGAAGCTGTTTGCCAAGTTTGGCCTTCGCTTCGACATCCGCTTGCCCAGCCTCTACCACGTCCTCGGGCCAGCCTCCTCGGAGGGGGAGTCGGAGGACTGTGAGGAGCCGCCACCTGCCTCTGGCCAGGCTGTCTCTGAGCCCCCTCCGCAgccaccgccaccaccaccgCCAGCTCCGCGCCCCCGGGCATCCCGGCCCGACAGTGACCTGCTGGGTGAGGACTCCACCAGTCTTGTCTTGGAAGATTTTGCTGAGTTGCCGGGGTCTTTTATGGACTATGTGAGCGAAGGGGAGTATATGAAGTGA